In Thalassotalea sp. Sam97, a single window of DNA contains:
- a CDS encoding YeaC family protein, translating to MDVKAVVANMAPDMYERLKHAAETGKWPDGTPVDQTQRDSAIQLTMAYQAMHMNNDQMLTIGSDGEIIHKSKAELRNQFKKPVTESTCKKSPEDIARFTEL from the coding sequence TGGCACCTGACATGTATGAAAGACTAAAACACGCAGCCGAAACGGGCAAGTGGCCTGATGGCACGCCTGTGGACCAAACCCAGCGAGACTCAGCAATACAGTTGACCATGGCATACCAAGCAATGCACATGAATAATGATCAAATGCTTACGATTGGTAGCGATGGTGAAATTATTCATAAGAGTAAAGCTGAGCTTCGCAATCAATTTAAAAAACCGGTTACTGAATCAACATGCAAGAAGAGCCCAGAGGACATCGCTAGGTTTACAGAGTTATGA
- a CDS encoding DoxX family protein has protein sequence MMKLITIYQRIVGWLLQFDALPALLIRLFLAPVFIIAGYNKMQFGDQELNFFDQFFADPNVIAWFGNSEWGLGLPFAEVLANLAAWTEFFGGWLLLIGFLTRLVCIPLMFTMIVAATTVHLSNGWYAITPTDASTSSAQVFSWLGIEQADESLANSVEASKRLERIKAIVDEHGSPQWLYEKGNVVLLNNGIEFAATYFILLLALFFIGAGRFVSVDYWFCRRVKSQ, from the coding sequence ATTATGAAATTGATCACAATTTACCAACGTATAGTTGGTTGGCTATTACAATTCGATGCACTGCCTGCACTGCTAATTCGCCTATTTTTAGCGCCCGTGTTCATCATCGCCGGATATAACAAAATGCAATTTGGTGATCAGGAACTCAACTTTTTTGACCAATTCTTTGCCGATCCTAACGTCATCGCTTGGTTTGGTAACTCAGAATGGGGGCTTGGTTTACCGTTTGCCGAGGTCTTAGCCAACTTGGCGGCGTGGACGGAGTTTTTTGGCGGTTGGCTGTTACTCATTGGTTTTTTGACACGGCTTGTCTGTATTCCCTTAATGTTTACCATGATTGTTGCCGCGACAACCGTCCATTTATCAAATGGTTGGTATGCCATTACGCCAACCGATGCGAGTACAAGTTCAGCACAAGTCTTTTCTTGGTTAGGGATTGAACAGGCTGACGAAAGTTTAGCGAACAGTGTTGAGGCAAGTAAGCGCTTGGAGCGAATTAAAGCTATCGTCGATGAACATGGCAGTCCTCAATGGCTTTATGAAAAAGGTAATGTTGTCTTGTTAAATAATGGTATTGAATTTGCGGCAACGTATTTCATTCTGTTACTTGCGCTGTTTTTCATTGGTGCGGGGCGTTTTGTTAGTGTCGATTATTGGTTTTGTAGGCGGGTGAAATCACAGTAA
- the sppA gene encoding signal peptide peptidase SppA → MSEKPSVIKRIFKKLWVILNTSRKIFLNLIFFAFIIILFNVLTDDSDKVSVPSDVALVLNLKGDIVEQKREIDPTAQIMQEVLGAEEEAPEVLLSDVLLVIENAKNDDRVKSLVIYPQTIGRSGLHHLQVIGQAIADFKESGKEVIAFGDYFSQYQYYLASYADHVWMNPEGAVLLEGFGRYPTYFKSALDKLEVTQHVFKVGTYKSAVEPYTRDDMSDAAKEANKAWLDQLWYNFKVDIANNRGMDMASFDESAAQVYAKLQQAGGSFADYALNLGLVDDLKNREQIRTTMIDKVGKGDNHHSFNQIGFKDYLKTVKPPIPVVNPMTDKVAVVVAKGTILNGTQKAGTIGGDSTAKLLRKARLDDKVKAVVLRVDSPGGSAYASEIIRQEVELLKAAGKPVVASMANYAASGGYWISASANEIWASPNTITGSIGIFGMFMTIEKALDKIGIHTDGVGTTDFAGFGISRPLPENIGNIIQLSIERGYNEFITLVAENRNMTLEQVDAIAQGRVWTGAKAQELGLVDKLGDLNDAVNAAADLAGLKSYDTLVIEKELSAKELFLRNLFETASIFMPEQQSAIEQAANNPSLKQHILKLINEYEQINQLNDPKGIYSFCLTCDAQF, encoded by the coding sequence ATGTCAGAAAAACCGAGTGTTATAAAACGGATATTTAAAAAGTTGTGGGTTATTTTAAATACCTCTCGAAAAATCTTTTTAAATCTCATATTTTTTGCTTTTATCATCATTTTATTCAACGTATTAACCGACGACTCTGATAAAGTCTCCGTACCCAGCGACGTAGCGTTAGTTCTGAATTTAAAAGGCGATATCGTTGAACAAAAACGTGAAATTGATCCAACCGCGCAAATAATGCAAGAGGTATTAGGCGCTGAAGAGGAAGCTCCTGAGGTGCTTCTTAGTGATGTATTATTAGTCATTGAAAACGCCAAGAACGATGACCGAGTAAAGTCATTGGTTATTTATCCACAAACCATTGGCCGCAGCGGTTTGCATCATTTGCAAGTCATCGGCCAAGCGATTGCTGACTTTAAAGAGTCTGGCAAAGAAGTCATTGCCTTTGGTGATTACTTTAGCCAATACCAATATTACCTTGCATCGTATGCCGATCACGTATGGATGAATCCAGAAGGTGCGGTATTGCTTGAAGGTTTCGGTCGCTACCCTACGTATTTCAAGTCAGCACTAGACAAACTTGAAGTAACACAGCACGTATTTAAAGTTGGTACCTATAAATCAGCTGTTGAACCGTATACTCGCGATGACATGTCCGATGCGGCGAAAGAAGCCAATAAAGCGTGGCTTGATCAACTTTGGTACAACTTCAAAGTCGATATTGCTAATAATCGCGGAATGGATATGGCGAGTTTCGATGAATCAGCCGCACAAGTCTATGCCAAACTGCAGCAAGCTGGCGGAAGTTTTGCCGATTACGCACTAAACCTTGGATTAGTGGATGATTTAAAAAATCGCGAGCAAATCCGTACAACAATGATTGATAAAGTTGGAAAAGGTGACAATCACCATAGCTTTAATCAAATAGGTTTTAAAGATTACTTAAAAACGGTTAAGCCCCCTATCCCTGTGGTTAATCCAATGACTGATAAAGTTGCCGTGGTAGTTGCTAAGGGGACTATTTTAAATGGTACCCAGAAAGCAGGCACCATTGGCGGTGACTCAACGGCTAAGTTACTACGCAAAGCTCGCCTTGATGACAAAGTCAAAGCGGTTGTACTGCGAGTCGATAGCCCGGGTGGCAGTGCTTACGCATCTGAAATTATTCGCCAGGAAGTCGAATTGCTTAAGGCTGCAGGTAAGCCGGTAGTAGCCTCTATGGCTAACTATGCAGCGTCTGGTGGTTACTGGATTTCTGCGTCAGCCAATGAGATTTGGGCATCACCAAACACCATTACCGGTTCCATCGGTATTTTCGGTATGTTTATGACCATTGAAAAAGCGCTAGACAAAATCGGTATACACACTGACGGTGTTGGTACAACAGACTTCGCTGGTTTCGGTATTAGCCGTCCACTGCCTGAAAACATTGGCAATATCATTCAATTAAGTATTGAGCGTGGCTATAACGAGTTCATCACGCTGGTTGCTGAAAACCGTAACATGACCCTAGAGCAAGTTGACGCCATAGCCCAAGGCCGTGTGTGGACCGGTGCTAAAGCGCAAGAGCTAGGTTTGGTTGACAAGCTAGGTGATCTTAATGACGCGGTGAATGCAGCGGCGGATCTTGCTGGACTGAAAAGCTACGACACATTGGTTATAGAAAAAGAACTGTCTGCAAAAGAACTTTTCTTGCGCAACCTATTTGAGACAGCAAGTATTTTTATGCCAGAGCAACAAAGTGCCATTGAGCAAGCAGCGAATAACCCATCGCTGAAACAGCATATTCTTAAGTTAATTAACGAGTATGAGCAAATTAATCAGCTTAACGATCCAAAAGGGATCTATTCATTCTGTTTAACATGTGATGCTCAGTTTTAA
- a CDS encoding ABC transporter permease, producing MLLSNYLTTGWRNMLNNKLFSAINVFGLAIGLAAVVMIILYVNHETSYDKFWQNADRIHRTHVTFNVPGRDPVSGVSSPGPLIHALKKDFAEVEYATRIAGWGPTITLGDDVYIEDVKLVDSEFVDVFDVEVVKGDLKAALSDNHSIVLNETMAYKFFADEEPLGKVLSLDFNHFQRDYKVAAVIKDLPDNTQLDLPMLVLIDEKDWEDQNYMFHAWFSINAQMYFTTKQASDLQTINEQFDNFANNNFPQMPIGGDDAKASDFIDLSAMNIKDLHLNAEGFGEMRPQGNQAMVVTFSAVAALILLIACINFMNLSTAQASKRAKEVSLRKVLGASRGNLIAQFLGESILMTLFAFVLAFGLVELTLPFYNDVLNKDLAVSYSASNLSGLALFAIAVGLLSGLYPAFVLSGFRPAMVLKANKSADTKASLRLRATLVVIQFAVSIGLFVSTAVVYSQMQYALNMDAGYNKDNMMVIFRLNRDEASEKREVMINELRKHPQVTDVTYSSETPGNGNENNTMMRTPDMAEEDAMLIGQRSVGYDFFKTYQIKLIAGRAYDENRNDESPSTEQLRNGEKAEGTIVVNESALQRLGLGSPEEAIGKTVIIGRGDPGENLQLNLTVIGVVADIHFASLRSSIRPEVYPLNTNFVRSISVRFKGNPETLKNDVEAMWRTQVPNIPFAHSFVEDDIAELYQQEQGEATLFAAFSGLAIFVACLGLFGLASFSADRRTKEIGIRKVMGASVFNVVSMLVMQFSKPVLIACLIAWPVAFYFMMDWLETFVYRIEPSSILVICAVSGAFALLIAWLTVASNSIKVARANPIKALRYE from the coding sequence ATGTTATTGTCTAATTATTTAACAACCGGATGGCGCAATATGCTGAACAATAAACTGTTCAGTGCCATCAACGTGTTTGGTTTAGCCATTGGTTTAGCTGCGGTGGTGATGATTATTTTGTACGTTAATCACGAAACCAGCTACGATAAATTTTGGCAAAATGCTGATCGCATTCATCGCACGCATGTGACCTTTAATGTGCCTGGTCGTGATCCTGTCAGTGGTGTTTCATCGCCGGGTCCTTTGATCCATGCTCTAAAGAAAGACTTTGCTGAAGTTGAATACGCCACACGTATCGCCGGCTGGGGCCCTACCATTACCCTAGGCGATGATGTTTACATTGAAGATGTGAAACTAGTCGATAGCGAGTTTGTCGATGTTTTTGATGTCGAGGTGGTTAAAGGTGACTTAAAAGCGGCACTTTCGGATAACCATTCCATTGTGTTAAACGAAACCATGGCTTATAAATTTTTCGCCGATGAAGAGCCTTTAGGTAAGGTGTTAAGCCTTGACTTTAATCACTTCCAACGCGATTACAAAGTAGCGGCCGTTATCAAAGACTTACCGGATAATACCCAATTGGATTTACCCATGTTGGTATTGATCGACGAAAAAGATTGGGAAGATCAAAATTATATGTTTCATGCATGGTTCTCAATTAACGCGCAGATGTACTTCACCACCAAGCAAGCGAGTGACTTACAAACCATCAATGAGCAATTTGATAACTTTGCCAACAACAACTTCCCACAAATGCCTATTGGCGGTGACGATGCAAAAGCCTCAGACTTTATCGATCTAAGCGCAATGAACATCAAAGATTTGCATTTAAACGCTGAAGGCTTTGGTGAAATGCGCCCACAAGGTAATCAAGCCATGGTGGTCACCTTCTCAGCGGTAGCGGCATTAATTTTATTAATTGCCTGCATCAACTTTATGAACCTTTCTACCGCGCAAGCAAGCAAGCGAGCTAAAGAAGTGTCTTTGCGTAAAGTGTTAGGCGCATCACGCGGCAACTTAATCGCACAATTTTTGGGTGAATCAATTCTAATGACCTTGTTTGCCTTCGTGTTAGCGTTTGGCTTAGTTGAATTAACGCTACCGTTTTACAACGATGTGCTGAACAAAGACTTAGCGGTGAGTTACAGCGCGAGTAACCTGTCTGGTCTGGCATTATTTGCCATTGCGGTTGGTTTGTTAAGTGGCCTATACCCAGCGTTTGTCTTATCAGGTTTTCGCCCGGCCATGGTGTTAAAAGCCAATAAGTCTGCTGATACCAAAGCATCACTGAGATTAAGAGCAACGTTGGTTGTGATCCAGTTTGCCGTATCGATTGGTTTATTTGTATCAACCGCCGTAGTGTACAGCCAAATGCAATACGCTTTAAACATGGATGCTGGCTACAACAAAGACAACATGATGGTGATATTTCGCCTAAACAGAGACGAAGCGTCTGAAAAGCGCGAGGTGATGATTAACGAATTACGTAAACATCCTCAAGTTACTGACGTGACATACTCTAGCGAAACTCCGGGTAATGGTAACGAAAACAATACCATGATGCGTACTCCTGATATGGCAGAAGAAGATGCCATGCTAATCGGTCAGCGCAGCGTTGGTTACGACTTTTTCAAAACCTACCAAATCAAATTGATCGCTGGCCGTGCGTACGATGAAAACCGTAATGATGAAAGCCCAAGCACTGAGCAATTGCGTAACGGTGAAAAAGCAGAAGGCACCATCGTTGTCAATGAATCGGCGCTACAACGCTTAGGCTTAGGTAGCCCAGAAGAGGCCATTGGTAAAACCGTTATTATCGGTCGAGGCGATCCAGGTGAAAATCTACAGCTTAACTTAACGGTAATTGGCGTGGTAGCAGACATTCACTTTGCAAGCTTGCGCTCGAGTATTCGTCCAGAGGTATACCCGTTAAATACAAACTTCGTGCGTAGCATCAGCGTTCGCTTTAAAGGCAACCCAGAAACCTTGAAAAACGATGTTGAGGCGATGTGGCGAACTCAAGTGCCTAACATTCCATTTGCGCACTCGTTTGTTGAAGACGATATTGCTGAGCTGTACCAGCAAGAACAAGGCGAAGCGACATTATTTGCGGCATTTTCTGGCCTGGCTATCTTTGTCGCTTGTTTAGGGTTGTTTGGTTTAGCAAGTTTCAGTGCGGATCGTCGCACCAAAGAAATCGGTATCCGCAAGGTCATGGGCGCTAGTGTGTTTAATGTGGTATCGATGTTAGTGATGCAGTTTTCTAAACCAGTCCTTATTGCTTGTTTGATTGCCTGGCCTGTCGCTTTCTACTTTATGATGGATTGGTTAGAGACCTTTGTTTATCGTATTGAGCCAAGCAGTATCTTGGTGATATGTGCTGTATCTGGTGCATTCGCTTTATTGATCGCTTGGCTAACAGTTGCCAGTAATTCAATTAAAGTGGCTCGAGCAAACCCTATCAAGGCGCTGCGCTACGAATAA
- a CDS encoding DUF349 domain-containing protein, with translation MIFKNLFKAKWQHQDANIRIRAIKEFDLNNADNKAIIDSMIHSDSSDLVRRCGLLTLASAERYLYHLTHNSSSKIRAFCDQQLQKHILDNTLITKQEKHDYLLHHAKTAFIEQWLHLEKDSELLATLLDKVQKPNQLRQFVVHSDNQTLRLQALQRVVEQSQLEKIAKKLTDGSVKDEVDRRLKAMYQASEKPQLIAKQVQLILAKLNALKEQFDYPALVTKQQNLMQQWQKLEAEFDYLSDNDKQSYHKKYVTIMKSVGRHMAPLQESYEHQRAIERLNEQKQQQYDDIKQRLHAISQQIGAAIAEQTSFKGSAVERNLDSIRAELDASQIEDTDRRTLLATIRDLENKLTRLPKITDAIVLATSLVTKLSTVTVPNSMSEWNEQQPLYDEWTKKWQHIDNTVAGLLPDPIDKARQEIDTQWQQAVRPLQSEQTNLYQHVRKKIAELKRLIASGKYKSAFGLHKKISFQMQDLSETQKRYLANDFNDVTKKINELHELEHFVVTPRKQMLLDEIQLLADTPLADPKQQAQKVKEYRQHWNKLGRADDALEDTLNDAFNDACERAFAPCRAYFAEQEQLRQQHLAQKQQVLEKLRALEQQLSVGDVEVKHLENQLSKLKQEWRQTGEVERSVYHKLQKQYQQSVAPLVKHIEQYHLTNKEAKQALIEQAKAQLENDNLHAAIEELKQLQVKWKSLGFAGQKFDNQLWKSFRKVNDAVFAKREEQKQQQKQVTLEAVTKLEQTFVDLVQNADTEAVNGIEQYIADLSTFIDHVVSQKPVAKTVLTRAEQARVKAKKALYEKQQAQRSERYHKLFDVVEQLSLGHDIALENTAIPSAWQKLLKEGQRQPSKDRGELTLMLEITANAESPAEFQTQRMQVQVHMLSESLMQASNNIDELLKRWLAHGAFTKRDIGYVSRVKKLFIK, from the coding sequence ATGATTTTTAAGAATTTGTTTAAAGCAAAATGGCAACATCAGGACGCCAATATAAGAATACGTGCGATCAAGGAGTTTGATCTCAATAATGCCGATAACAAAGCCATCATTGACTCGATGATTCACTCAGATAGCAGTGACTTGGTACGCCGTTGTGGTTTGCTGACATTAGCGTCTGCTGAACGTTATTTGTATCATTTAACGCACAACTCGTCGTCCAAAATTAGAGCCTTTTGTGATCAACAACTGCAAAAACATATTCTTGATAACACCTTAATAACCAAACAAGAAAAGCACGACTACTTGCTACATCATGCCAAAACGGCGTTTATCGAACAATGGTTGCACCTTGAAAAAGACAGTGAGCTTTTAGCAACGTTGCTCGATAAAGTACAAAAGCCTAATCAGCTTAGACAATTTGTTGTCCACAGTGATAATCAAACATTACGTTTGCAAGCATTACAGCGTGTAGTTGAACAAAGTCAGTTGGAAAAAATTGCAAAAAAACTAACCGATGGCTCGGTTAAGGATGAAGTGGATAGACGCTTAAAGGCGATGTATCAAGCATCAGAAAAACCTCAACTTATTGCCAAGCAAGTACAACTAATACTGGCGAAATTAAATGCCCTTAAAGAGCAATTTGATTACCCCGCCTTAGTGACTAAGCAACAAAACTTGATGCAGCAATGGCAAAAGTTAGAAGCGGAATTTGACTACCTAAGTGATAACGACAAACAAAGTTATCACAAAAAATATGTAACCATCATGAAGTCGGTTGGCCGTCATATGGCACCGTTGCAGGAAAGCTATGAACACCAACGAGCGATTGAACGTCTTAACGAACAAAAACAACAGCAATATGACGACATCAAGCAACGTTTACACGCTATTTCACAGCAAATTGGCGCTGCGATAGCTGAGCAAACGTCATTTAAAGGGTCTGCTGTTGAACGCAATCTTGATAGCATTCGTGCCGAATTGGACGCTTCGCAGATAGAAGACACTGATCGCCGCACTCTATTAGCGACGATACGCGACCTAGAAAACAAGCTGACGCGTCTCCCGAAAATCACTGATGCCATTGTCTTAGCCACGTCGTTGGTGACGAAATTGTCAACGGTTACTGTGCCAAATAGCATGAGTGAATGGAACGAACAACAACCTTTGTATGATGAATGGACAAAGAAGTGGCAACACATTGATAACACGGTTGCTGGTTTATTACCGGATCCCATCGACAAAGCTCGCCAAGAAATAGACACACAGTGGCAACAGGCGGTGCGCCCATTGCAAAGCGAGCAGACTAACTTGTATCAGCACGTGCGTAAGAAAATCGCAGAACTTAAGCGATTAATTGCCAGTGGTAAATACAAATCGGCTTTTGGTTTGCATAAAAAAATTAGCTTCCAGATGCAGGACTTATCTGAAACGCAAAAACGATACCTTGCGAATGACTTTAACGATGTCACGAAGAAGATAAACGAGCTACATGAACTTGAACATTTTGTGGTCACGCCTCGTAAGCAGATGCTATTGGATGAGATACAGTTATTAGCCGATACCCCATTAGCGGATCCTAAACAACAGGCGCAAAAAGTTAAAGAATATCGTCAACACTGGAATAAACTGGGCAGAGCCGACGACGCATTGGAAGATACTCTTAATGATGCATTTAATGATGCGTGTGAACGGGCGTTCGCACCATGTCGCGCATACTTTGCAGAGCAAGAACAATTGCGACAACAGCATTTAGCACAAAAACAACAGGTGTTGGAAAAACTGCGAGCCCTCGAACAGCAGTTATCTGTTGGTGATGTTGAAGTGAAACACTTAGAAAATCAACTGAGTAAACTTAAGCAAGAATGGCGACAAACTGGCGAGGTAGAGCGTAGTGTCTATCATAAGTTGCAAAAACAATATCAACAGAGCGTAGCCCCCCTCGTTAAGCACATCGAGCAATACCATTTAACCAACAAAGAGGCTAAGCAGGCACTGATAGAGCAAGCCAAAGCTCAGCTTGAAAACGACAATTTACACGCTGCGATAGAAGAGTTAAAGCAATTGCAAGTCAAATGGAAATCGCTGGGTTTTGCTGGCCAAAAGTTTGATAACCAACTTTGGAAGTCATTTCGTAAAGTGAATGATGCCGTGTTTGCTAAGCGCGAAGAGCAAAAGCAACAGCAAAAACAAGTGACGCTAGAGGCTGTTACTAAACTTGAGCAAACGTTTGTTGATTTAGTGCAAAACGCTGACACCGAGGCTGTTAACGGTATTGAGCAATATATCGCTGATTTGTCTACATTTATTGACCATGTTGTATCGCAAAAACCTGTCGCTAAAACGGTACTTACTCGTGCTGAACAAGCAAGAGTCAAAGCGAAAAAAGCGCTGTACGAGAAACAACAAGCACAGCGTTCTGAACGCTACCATAAGTTGTTTGACGTCGTTGAGCAGCTGTCGCTAGGGCACGATATTGCGCTTGAGAACACAGCTATTCCAAGCGCATGGCAAAAGTTGCTGAAAGAGGGGCAACGTCAGCCCAGCAAAGATCGCGGTGAGCTAACGCTGATGCTCGAGATCACAGCGAATGCCGAATCACCCGCCGAGTTTCAGACGCAGCGCATGCAGGTGCAAGTACACATGTTATCAGAGAGCTTAATGCAAGCGAGTAACAATATTGATGAACTGTTAAAACGTTGGCTAGCACATGGTGCTTTTACCAAACGTGATATCGGTTATGTATCTCGGGTAAAAAAGCTTTTCATAAAGTAA
- a CDS encoding efflux RND transporter periplasmic adaptor subunit: MDRKIERKSNPWAKIAVGASAVVAIAFIANLYSAQTTGKSLSLAAQNITVSDVKFGTFEDFIPVRSKVTPLKTVYLDAVEGGRVEQVLIEDGSLVTPGQAIVKLSNTQLQLDVMRNEAAVTEQLNNMRSIELSLEQNKLSHKRNLIEIDYQIKRLSRQVERERAVFAKGAISDSALRENEDLLEYYKNRKQVTIESQKTDALMQQQQLRFLKDTGQRLEESLLFARQNMDNLNMKAPVAGKLSGFNIEVGQSIQRGERIGQIDDPNNFKLEASIDEFYLERVDLGQIAIISKNGEDYQLEVSKIYPQVNNGQFRVDLTFSDEKPTGIRRGQSLQTKLTLGDPSDVPLIANGAFYQDTGGNWVFVLSADGETAVRRNVRLGRRNNRFIEVLDGLEVGEKVITSPYSSFIDMSQLKLTSS, encoded by the coding sequence ATGGATAGAAAAATAGAACGAAAATCAAATCCTTGGGCCAAGATTGCAGTTGGCGCAAGTGCCGTTGTTGCCATCGCCTTTATTGCCAATTTATATTCCGCGCAAACAACCGGTAAATCATTATCGCTTGCGGCACAAAATATCACGGTCTCGGACGTTAAATTTGGTACCTTTGAGGATTTCATACCGGTACGCAGCAAAGTCACGCCGTTAAAAACCGTCTATTTGGATGCGGTTGAAGGTGGCCGTGTCGAGCAAGTGCTTATCGAAGACGGTAGCTTAGTCACACCGGGCCAAGCGATTGTTAAACTCTCCAACACCCAATTACAACTGGATGTTATGCGCAACGAAGCAGCGGTTACCGAGCAGCTCAATAACATGCGCAGCATTGAATTGTCGTTAGAGCAAAACAAATTGAGTCACAAGCGTAATCTCATTGAAATTGACTATCAAATTAAACGCTTAAGTCGCCAAGTAGAGCGTGAACGCGCGGTGTTTGCCAAAGGCGCAATCTCCGACAGTGCGTTACGGGAAAACGAAGACTTACTTGAGTACTACAAAAATCGCAAACAAGTTACCATAGAAAGCCAAAAAACCGATGCCCTGATGCAACAGCAGCAATTGCGCTTTTTGAAAGATACCGGGCAACGTCTTGAAGAAAGCCTTCTGTTTGCCCGTCAAAACATGGATAACTTAAATATGAAAGCGCCGGTTGCCGGCAAGTTGTCTGGATTTAATATCGAAGTCGGCCAATCAATCCAACGCGGTGAGCGTATTGGTCAAATCGATGATCCCAATAACTTTAAATTAGAAGCGTCAATCGACGAATTCTATCTAGAGCGCGTTGATTTAGGTCAAATCGCCATCATCAGCAAAAATGGTGAAGACTATCAACTCGAAGTGTCAAAAATATACCCGCAAGTCAACAATGGTCAGTTCCGTGTCGACTTAACCTTTAGCGACGAAAAACCTACTGGCATTCGTCGTGGTCAATCATTACAAACCAAATTAACGTTAGGCGATCCAAGCGATGTACCACTTATTGCCAACGGTGCATTTTATCAAGACACCGGCGGTAACTGGGTTTTTGTACTGAGCGCCGATGGTGAAACCGCCGTGCGTCGTAACGTACGTTTAGGGCGTCGCAACAACCGCTTTATTGAAGTACTTGACGGCTTAGAGGTTGGCGAGAAAGTGATCACCTCACCTTACAGTAGCTTTATTGACATGAGCCAACTCAAACTGACCTCGTCCTAA
- a CDS encoding nitroreductase family protein: protein MSNALQFLINRQSNGFLEAPAPNHEQLQQMFAAAVAVPDHGALMPYRFDVVTGDGLDELTNIFVEAVTDKSDDDVKIAKAHKMAYRAPMIIVVSTKYQQHPKVPKFEQLITAGLATNALQMAATALGFGAIWRTGDMATSEIVKQGLNIALEEQVVGFLYVGSISKQLGKKPRRLENADIRYIV, encoded by the coding sequence ATGTCTAACGCATTACAATTTCTTATTAACCGTCAATCTAATGGCTTTTTAGAAGCCCCAGCACCTAATCATGAACAATTGCAACAAATGTTTGCTGCGGCCGTCGCTGTGCCTGATCATGGAGCACTGATGCCATATCGCTTTGATGTCGTTACGGGGGACGGACTAGATGAGTTAACCAACATTTTTGTTGAGGCGGTTACTGACAAAAGTGACGATGATGTAAAAATTGCCAAAGCACATAAGATGGCTTATCGGGCACCGATGATCATTGTTGTCTCGACTAAATATCAACAGCACCCTAAGGTGCCCAAGTTTGAGCAACTGATCACCGCAGGCCTTGCTACCAATGCGCTGCAAATGGCGGCAACGGCATTGGGATTTGGCGCCATTTGGCGTACAGGTGACATGGCAACGAGTGAGATTGTAAAACAAGGTTTGAATATCGCATTAGAAGAGCAAGTTGTGGGATTTTTATATGTTGGCTCGATAAGCAAACAGCTTGGTAAAAAGCCTCGTCGATTGGAAAATGCCGATATTCGTTACATTGTATAG
- a CDS encoding ABC transporter ATP-binding protein, with amino-acid sequence MLTLENLSKRFQTEDIETTALDRINLTIKKGEFVAIMGPSGCGKSTLLNTIGMLDSPTEGKYLFNGEDIANYSESNLANIRKQNIGFIFQSFNLIDELNVAENVELALLYHDISKSERKRRVAEVLKKVGIDHRAKHMPSQLSGGQQQRVAVARAVVGNQSVILADEPTGNLDTEHGREVMEMLQQLNQEGTTIIMVTHSPSHAEYASRVVNLLDGQLQLQQLKAAS; translated from the coding sequence ATGTTAACACTAGAAAATTTAAGCAAGCGTTTTCAAACCGAAGACATCGAAACCACGGCACTTGATCGCATCAATTTAACGATTAAAAAAGGCGAATTTGTTGCCATTATGGGGCCAAGTGGTTGTGGTAAATCTACCCTACTTAACACCATTGGCATGCTCGACTCACCAACAGAAGGTAAGTATTTGTTCAACGGTGAAGATATCGCTAACTATTCAGAAAGCAATTTAGCGAATATTCGAAAGCAAAATATTGGTTTTATTTTCCAAAGCTTTAACTTAATTGACGAGTTAAACGTTGCTGAAAACGTCGAACTGGCATTGCTTTATCACGATATTTCAAAAAGTGAGCGCAAGCGTCGTGTTGCCGAGGTATTGAAAAAAGTGGGCATTGATCATCGCGCCAAGCACATGCCAAGCCAATTATCCGGTGGTCAACAACAGCGTGTCGCTGTCGCTCGTGCTGTGGTGGGTAACCAAAGCGTTATCCTTGCCGATGAGCCAACCGGTAACCTTGATACTGAGCATGGCCGAGAAGTCATGGAAATGTTGCAACAACTTAACCAAGAAGGTACCACCATCATCATGGTAACTCACTCACCAAGCCATGCAGAATACGCTAGTCGCGTGGTTAACTTACTGGATGGTCAGCTGCAATTACAACAACTAAAAGCTGCATCGTAA